The genomic interval CGCGCCCCGCCCTGTGGCAGGACAATACCGTCATCAACCTCGGCTCCCTGGGAGGCAACGCCGCCCGCGCCTTTGGCATCAACAATCTGGGACATGTGGTCGGGCATTCCTATTTGTCGGACAACACCTCGTTGCGCGCCTTTCTGTGGGTGAACGGCGTCATGACCGACCTCAATACCCTCCTGCCTGCCGGTGCGAACTGGATACTTAACGAAGCGCGCGCCATCAACGACTTCGGGCAGATTACCGGTTACGGCGCGCACAATGGGATTACCCGCGCCTTCCTGCTGACGCCCGTGCCAACGGAGGTGACCATCTCGCTGAACGATTACACAGGCGACTATTCGGCACTGCCCCTGCAGGTGGAGGTGCGTTCGACAGGTAGCCAGACTCTGCTCACCTTCTCGCCCGAATTGAACGCCGAAGGGAAATTCCCGCTCACCCTGACGCCGGACACTTACACCATCGCCTTCAAGGCAGACCGTTCGCTACGCCGGGTGTTCACAAACATCGCCCTGCCAGCGGGAACGCTGACCGTAACCCTGCTCAACGGCGACGCCGATGGCGACAACGAGGTCACACTGTTTGACTTCGCTCGTCTGGTGAGCGCGTTCGGCAAGCTGCAGGGAGAACCGGGCTTCGAACCCACCGCCGACTTCGATGGCGACGGCGAAATCAGCCTGTTCGACTTTGGCATTCTGGTGCGCCACTTCGGACAGGTGGGCGACGATTGACGGCTGGAACGCGCGTAAGCGGCGGTCTCCCGTGGAGGGTGGGGCGAATATCCGCTCCCGCGCGGGGAGGGAGTTGCGGTTCCTCCCCCGTTCACGGGGGAGGTCAGGAGGGGGGCAACCCTGTCCCCGTCCACGGGGGAGGTCAGGAGTAGGGCATGATCTGCCCTCACTGGCTCCACACCGCCAGCTTCACTGCCGGCGCATTACCGATTTTCAGCACCGCCACGCGCCGTACGATATAGGTTATCCCATCCCGCACGACGCTATCACCGGCATTCAGGGTCTCCTCTGGCGCCATCACTCCTGCCCACAGTGGTCGGTTATAGTTCAGCAGGTCCTCGTCTGTGAAGAAGGCGCGCAGCAGTCCACTCGTCGCCACGAACACCACCATCCGCACCGTGCGTGTGCCGTTCACCACTACCTCCTCGCCATGCCGCCGCACCAGCGACTGCACCCGCTCTGCCCGCTTCGCCATCTGCCTCACCTACCAGCCCTTCATCGCCTGCTCGGTCACCTGCCGCTCGCGGTGGCGCGTGCTGGACTGGGTGTAGACCGGTTTCAGGAAAGGCTTTAACCGCGCCCAACCGCGCTGAATCAGCCCGTAGGGGTCGCCCAAATCGGCACGCGATTGGGGGCTTTCCCCGACGCGCACGCTACCCACCTCGAACGACTCCGTCGCTCCTTCCTCGCGCAACCGCTGCGCCAGAAACTCCCCTGCGATAATCTCCGTCGCCCCGCGACTGAGAACTGCCTCCACTGTGCTATCCGACAGGGCATCCGGCGACAGCGTGTACTCTATCACCGGAACAAGGTCGGCTATCAGCGCATCGATCTGCGGATCGAACGTGCTGGAGGACAACGACGCCGTCCGCTTGACCGCATCTCGTGTCACTACGATTGCCATCTCGTCCCACCTACGCCTGCTGCACAGCCTGCCATTTGCGGAACACTTCGGCAATCTCATCCAGCCGCGCCGCACGATAGTCCCATACTTCGCCTTCCTGTGGCACGACGCCGAACAGCTTCTGCAACGAACTGGCGGACACCGTGACCTTCTCGCCAGCGTCAATGTCCACCAATGTCACATTCGTACCGACCGCCTTAACGTATGCTCTCATGCCGTTACCCCCTTACAGAATCGCAAACGAGATACTCGCACGGAAGTTGCCTGCTGCTGCTCCGCCGTTGCGCACCTTGACCCGATAGTTGCGGCTGCCCATGCATTGCAGTATCGGCGATACCGCATAGTAACGGGTCACACCATCCGCCGTAGCGTCACTGCTGGAACCGTACCAAATCACGACCCAGTTGCTGCCATCTACCTGACACTCCAGCCAGCACGTAAACGGCTGGTCACCGCTGAAGTACGCCTGCACATGCGTCTGCTCCTGATACCCCGCACGGTTGGAACCCGTACCCACCGAACCAGCTGCCAGCGACGCGAACGTATCAGTGGTTACCTGAACAGCACCAAGTGCCATGTTGGTAGGCGGCGCTATGAACGGGGTGTTGGTCAACCGCACGGGAATAGCCATGTTGTCGATATGGTGTCCCAGCGCACCAGGCACCACCACATCCGCCAGCTGATACGCCTGCACTCGGTGAACCTTCATCTGGCTCGTGCCCGCCAGACCCGCCAACCGCACACGGAACGGGCCGCTGGGGATACCATGCTCCCGAATGCGATACACTTCGTTGCGCACTATCTGCGAGTTGATGGTGCGGAACGACCACACCGCTTCGCCCACACCGACGTAAATGCTGGCTAAGCGATAGGAGTTGTTGGCTGCACCGACGTTGATGCCGGTCTGGTCATCCGCGACTCCACCCGCACGCAGCACCGCATCCATGTTGCTGGTAGTAGTGCCCGACGCTCGCCATTCCACCAGGTTATTATCGTCGGTGTACAGACCAATGCGGAAATCGTCGGTACCGGCACGGGCTGTCATGGTGCAGACCGCTTCAATCAAGCACGGTGGCTGGAACCACTGACGGCTCAACAACGCCTGACCAGCGGATAGCGACAGCTCGCTGCTGCCGACCGATGGAGTGCCAGACACCTCCCAGGTGTCCGTGTTCAACGTGGCGAAATCGTCGGAGAGCCACTGCAGTACCTGCCCACCCGCCACAGGCAAAGGCATGTCGCTCCGCACCGCCTGCCATCGCCCTGTCGCATCCGTGAACCGCATCGTCTCTCACTCCTTTCCACAGGTCACTCGCCGCGAGCCGTTGAGTTTGACGCCTGCCAGGGTCTCCTTGAGTGCCTGAAGCGCCTCGGTGTTGCCCCGCACCGCCTGCTCCAGCCGCACCAGATGTTCCCGCAGCGTCTGTTCCTGCGCCTGGATGATGCGCTCTAACGCGCGCAGAGTCAACCGGGCAAAAGCCCATTGCGCCGACACCATCGCTCCAATCAGTGTCATCACCTGAATGCCGATGTCCATCCGTGCACCTCCAAGAACTTTGCAAAAAGCCCCTTCTCCCGGTTCACGGGAGAAGGGGATGGTAGGGAAACACTTAGCTGGCGTTGCTGCCGAAAGCCGTCTGCCACAAGCCGTAGCCCACGCCGTAACGCGCTCGCGCACCGTAATACACCACATCCCGCAGGAACACGCTCTCGCTCACCGACGGGTCTTCCAGTGCGGCAAACTCCACCGGCACATCCGACCGCTCCTGCAGGATCACCGCGCGCACCGCCCGGCTGGTGTCCAGCACAAACCACTGGTTGCCTGTGATATATGGGCTGACCACCAGCCGCAACGCACCCTGCAACACGTTGCGATAGGGTGTGTTATCACCGGAACCCGCTTTGACGACCACCACCTGCGACTCCAGCAGCTCCATCGCTGCCCAGCGCAAGCGCGGTCCCACCAGCAGCGTGTCGGGCAGGATGCCCAGCGGCACGCCCTGGTCGTCCTTGAAAAGCATCATGCTGGAAATGGCGTTCTGCAGACTGTCAGGATTCAGGGGCTGGGTGGTGGTGTTGCTCTGTGCGCCGCTATCGCCCTCCGAGTGTGCGTTCGAAAACAGGGGCTGTCCGTCGTAGCAGGGCGTGTTGAACCCGTCCAGCAGCGCCTTTACCACCAGAAAGTCCTTGTGTCGCGCGGCCTCCCGTCCCAGGTCCTGAACCCGCAGACGAATGGCGCCAATCTGTTCGTCCTCTAGCGCGCGCCGCTCTACCGCGATGGTGCTCTCCCACACCCTGTCCTGAATGGTGTAGTTGTAGGCGCGTAACCCCTTGGGCATCCGCTCATCCACAAACTCGCGCATGGCAGGCACACTGCCCAGCCAGCCGTACCTCTGCACGGGCAGCTCGGTCGGGATGACGGTCGCAATCTGCGGGTAAATGGCATTCTCCACCTGATGCCGGTACGCCTCAAAGAAGTCCGCACGTAACCCTGCCTCCAGCAGCGCGCCCATCTCGTTGCGTGTAATCGCTGGCATCGCTCCACCTCCTATCGCACCGCGTTGTCAATCCGAATGCGCGCCTGCGTCGACGACAGCACCTCCACCACATAACCCACCAGCTGGTTGTTGGTCGCTGTGGTGGTCAGCGTGTTATCGTCCGCCGCATACATGGCTTGCCCGATACTCGCCTGCGTGAAGCCACTGCCGTTGTATACGTAGGTGCCGCTCTTCCACACGCGAACCGATTTCGCGCCAGCCGCGCCGCCCGTGTTGTCCGCACTCTCAAACGCCACACCCACGAACACATCACTGCTCGTGCCGCTGCGCGATGGATAGGCGTAACCATCACTGCGCACGCTCACCAGCGCGCCCTTGTGGATTACCGCATTCGCGCCCACTCTGTAGCTCACCAGCTCGCCCGGCTTGTCCTGCGGGTCGTACGGTCCCGTCAACGCTGGCATCGTTCATCGCCTCCTTCCCTGCGACATGTAGCGGGCAACCTGTTCCACCGGCAGGTCGCCCCAGTACTTGCGTAAGAAAGCCTCCTGCTCCGCGCTCAGCGGCTGCTCCTCATCGCCTGCAGGTGCTACCTCCCCAAAGCGCACCATCGGCGGCAACGCCTCCACGAAGCGGAAAAACACCTCCGCCACGCTGGCACTGCCACCCGCAAAAGTCACCGTCTGCGTGCCCTGCAGCAACAGCGTCTTTGCCATCTCGCGCACCGCAGGCGTCAGCTTGCCCGCACGCAACCACCGCTGAAGGGTCTCTTCCACCTCGCGCTCGCGCAGGGCAAACTCCGCCGCCTCCGCCCGCTGGCGTAGCGCCTCCATGTCCTGTTCCAACGCCGTCACCTCCGTCAGCAAAATCTCTCCCGAAAACGTCACTGCATGTGCGCTCAGCAAACGCGCATCTGCCACGCGCGGCGTTGCCGTTACCGATACTTCCACGATGCGTTTGACATCGGGCGTCACCGCCACGCTGATGCCGCGGATACCCAGCCTTTTCAGCAACGCCTCCGCCTCCGGCAAAAGCGCCAGCCTGCCGAACAGCTCCTTGCCCCGCCGCCACAACCGCTTCAGCTGCCCAATCTGCCAGCCCTGCGACAGGTGTTCGACCATCAGCGGAACAGGCGTGGTGAAGCTGTCCACCAGCGTTTGCAGCTGCTCCTCACTGACGTCTAATCCCTTGTCAGGGTAGGAACCCGCCTCAAACAGCTTCGCCTCGCGTTCCACTTCCATCACACTCACCTCCTTCCACCCTGTACAGGCGTAAGGTAGACATGTGTCAACTTATTCTGGAACAGACGCAAGGCGTTTCATGGCTGATTCGGCTGGCTCGCCGCGAGGACGGTGGGAAGGAAAAATATTACTCTGCAGTGCTCAAGCAGCGGAGATGAACACGGTGCAGGTCCTACTTTTTACCGAATGCAAAGACAATTTCATGTCATTTTGACCGCAATCGAAGCATCTCACCATTGTCACCCTGAGCGTCAGCGAAGGGTCTCTGAGATTCTTCGCTCCGCTGAGAATGACATCGATAATGACCATTCCCCGTCATGTGCATAACTCCTGCTGAGGTTACCGTGCGCCTATTACCCGCGAGAGATAGCGTACAGGACAAGGGCTACCCATCCCAGCACGAACAGGGCGGCAATGACCAGCAGCACCACACCGATAATTCCCAGAATGTATCCCGCCTCTGCCATGCCGCGCCCCGCTTCGGGTGATGCGCCCCGCTCGATAGCCTGACGCTCCGCTTTGCCGAGTATCCACGCGGGTATGGCAAACAACCCCATGCTTAACAGCCCCAGTATCCCGAATACCAGCGCGAGGATAGCGCGCGAACTGGGATACTCACCCGTCTGCATCGGTTTGGGTGGTTTCACCGACATCGAGACCGCACCTCCGGAATTGCCCTTTTATCGATAAAGACACTACACAGCCTTAACTGTTGCTCGCCAGGCAGGGAGGTTCCCTATGCGCAGGAGAGTCCCGCATCCGTTCATCCGCGTTCTTCAATACCTGTGCATCGTTCCGTCTTCGCGCCGCACCAGAGGCATGAACGCCCGCTGATAGGGATACCTCGCTGCTAACTCCTCGTTGATGTCCAGCCCGATGCCCGGGCGTTCAGGGGGATAGGCGTAACCGTCCCGAAATTCACATGCCCCCGGCATCACCTCGTATGCCTCTTCGGGAAACGTCACCCACTCCTGTACGCCGAAGTTAGGTATTACCATATCCAGATGCACCGCTGCCGCCTGCGCAATCGGTCCCAAATCCGCCGCGCCATGAAACGCCATACTCACCCCAAACGTCTCGGCGAGTGCAGCCACCTTGCGCATCTCCGTGATGCCCCCGATATGCATCGGGGCACAGCGCAGGTAATCGATCCATCGATTCTGGAGCAAAGGCAGCGCATCGTAGCGGTTGTGCACAATCTCGCCCATCGCCAGCGGAGTGGTGGACGCCTGCCGCACCAGCGCAAAGCTCTGGATTTGCTCAGGCGGTAGTGGGTCTTCCAGGAAGAACAGCCGGTAAGGCTCCAGCTGCTTCGCCAGCCATGCCGCCTGAATGGGCGTGAGCTGCTCGTGCACGTCGTGACACAGCTCGACCGAATCACCCAGCTGCTTGCGCAGATACTCAAACAACTTCACGTGTTCCAGCATGTAGGGCGTGGGGTCAAAGTATTGAGTGGGCGGAATACCCGGGCGTGGCGACGGCTCGGTGCGCACCATGCCCGAACCGCCATAGCCTCCAATCTGTGCGCGGATAACCCTGTATCCTTTCGCCTGCAGGCGGCGCACGTTCTCCTCCACCTCTTGCGGAGTGCGCCCCCCGGCGTGTCCATAACAGAGTATCTTATCCCGCGCCGCGCCACCCAGCAGTTGATACACCGGCATTCCAGCCATTTTGCCCTTGATGTCCCACAGGGCGATGTCTATCGCGCCGATTGCCGCCGCGTACACCGGTCCTCCTCGCCAGTAGGTGTGATGGTACAGGAAATACCAGATG from Bacillota bacterium carries:
- a CDS encoding Mu-like prophage major head subunit gpT family protein: MPAITRNEMGALLEAGLRADFFEAYRHQVENAIYPQIATVIPTELPVQRYGWLGSVPAMREFVDERMPKGLRAYNYTIQDRVWESTIAVERRALEDEQIGAIRLRVQDLGREAARHKDFLVVKALLDGFNTPCYDGQPLFSNAHSEGDSGAQSNTTTQPLNPDSLQNAISSMMLFKDDQGVPLGILPDTLLVGPRLRWAAMELLESQVVVVKAGSGDNTPYRNVLQGALRLVVSPYITGNQWFVLDTSRAVRAVILQERSDVPVEFAALEDPSVSESVFLRDVVYYGARARYGVGYGLWQTAFGSNAS
- a CDS encoding DUF2190 family protein, with amino-acid sequence MPALTGPYDPQDKPGELVSYRVGANAVIHKGALVSVRSDGYAYPSRSGTSSDVFVGVAFESADNTGGAAGAKSVRVWKSGTYVYNGSGFTQASIGQAMYAADDNTLTTTATNNQLVGYVVEVLSSTQARIRIDNAVR
- a CDS encoding phage protease, with protein sequence MEVEREAKLFEAGSYPDKGLDVSEEQLQTLVDSFTTPVPLMVEHLSQGWQIGQLKRLWRRGKELFGRLALLPEAEALLKRLGIRGISVAVTPDVKRIVEVSVTATPRVADARLLSAHAVTFSGEILLTEVTALEQDMEALRQRAEAAEFALREREVEETLQRWLRAGKLTPAVREMAKTLLLQGTQTVTFAGGSASVAEVFFRFVEALPPMVRFGEVAPAGDEEQPLSAEQEAFLRKYWGDLPVEQVARYMSQGRRR
- a CDS encoding DUF4190 domain-containing protein: MQTGEYPSSRAILALVFGILGLLSMGLFAIPAWILGKAERQAIERGASPEAGRGMAEAGYILGIIGVVLLVIAALFVLGWVALVLYAISRG
- a CDS encoding D-galactonate dehydratase family protein — its product is MKITEVRVILTCPGRNYVLVKVLTDEGVYGVGDGTLNGSELAVAAAIEHLSHLLLGMDPQRIEDIWYFLYHHTYWRGGPVYAAAIGAIDIALWDIKGKMAGMPVYQLLGGAARDKILCYGHAGGRTPQEVEENVRRLQAKGYRVIRAQIGGYGGSGMVRTEPSPRPGIPPTQYFDPTPYMLEHVKLFEYLRKQLGDSVELCHDVHEQLTPIQAAWLAKQLEPYRLFFLEDPLPPEQIQSFALVRQASTTPLAMGEIVHNRYDALPLLQNRWIDYLRCAPMHIGGITEMRKVAALAETFGVSMAFHGAADLGPIAQAAAVHLDMVIPNFGVQEWVTFPEEAYEVMPGACEFRDGYAYPPERPGIGLDINEELAARYPYQRAFMPLVRREDGTMHRY